One window of the Falco biarmicus isolate bFalBia1 chromosome Z, bFalBia1.pri, whole genome shotgun sequence genome contains the following:
- the PTBP3 gene encoding polypyrimidine tract-binding protein 3, whose translation MENFTPVTDNWNEQENLEQDTSLCSPSRVLHLRQIPDDATEAEIISLILPFGIVTNILILKGKGQALLEMSSVEAAVNVVSYCNTAVLYLRSQPLCIQYSNYKMLKTDNAPNQARTQAALCALTAVRSGSLLSSSVIVKNGLPPSQGSVLRIVVENVFYPLTLDTLYQIFSVYGSVLKIVMFNKGNKFQALLQYANPMEAYYAKMILDGHSLYVSCCTLRIDFSKLSNLIIKYNNNKSRDFTRFSLPPGDAQPPLEPSVSDASGSKRVVFPPYTGPVVFAQPTGYAQASVSRYAVPGQMSIPGATAFATSSVLLVTNLNPEAITPYGLFILFGMYGNVHRVKIMLNKRDNALVQMADATQAQLAITYLNGQMLYGKVLHATFSKHRRIQLPHEGQDDQGLTKDYLHSPLHRYKRPGSKNFKNIFPPSATLHLSNIPPSVTLDYLKSLFESTGSTVKAFKFLLRDSRMALIQLDSVEEAIHALIALHNRDLGEDHHLRISFSKWTI comes from the exons ATGGAGAATTTTACTCCAGTTACag ataattGGAATGAACAGGAGAACTTGGAACAAGACACATCCTTATGCTCCCCTTCGCGTGTCCTTCATCTTCGTCAAATTCCAGATGATGCtactgaagcagaaataatttcattaattctCCCTTTTGGCATAGTAACCAACATATTGATACTAAAAGGAAAAGGTCAG GCACTTTTGGAAATGAGTTCTGTAGAAGCAGCTGTTAATGTGGTGAGCTACTGTAATACTGCTGTACTTTACCTCCGAAGCCAGCCTCTTTGTATTCAGTACTCCAATTACAAAATGCTTAAGACTGACAATGCACCTAATCAGGCT AGAACCCAAGCTGCATTGTGTGCTTTGACTGCTGTGCGCTCTGGAAGCCTGCTTTCAAGTTCTGTGATTGTTAAAAATGGGCTTCCTCCCAGTCAAGGTTCTGTTCTTCGAATCGttgttgaaaatgttttctaccCTCTTACTTTAGACACACTGTATCAG aTTTTCTCTGTATACGGATCTGTTTTGAAGATTGTCATGTTCAATAAGGGTAATAAATTCCAAGCTTTGCTGCAGTATGCTAATCCAATGGAAGCATATTATGCCAAAATG attctGGATGGCCACAGTCTCTACGTTTCGTGCTGCACTCTGCGTATTGATTTCTCCAAGTTATCTAACCTTATTATAAAGTACAACAAtaacaaaagcagagatttcACTCGTTTTAGCCTTCCTCCTGGTGATGCCCAGCCACCCCTGGAGCCCTCTGTATCTGATGCCTCTG GCAGCAAAAGAGTGGTCTTCCCACCATACACAGGACCCGTTGTGTTTGCCCAACCCACAGGCTATGCTCAAGCTTCTG tCAGCAGGTATGCAGTGCCTGGACAGATGAGTATTCCTGGTGCTACTGCTTTTGCAACGAGTTCTGTTTTACTGGTCACAAACCTCAATCCTGAA GCCATCACACCATATGGACTTTTCATCCTGTTTG GTATGTATGGTAATGTGCATCGTGTGAAGATCATGCTTAACAAAAGAGATAATGCTTTGGTTCAGATGGCAGATGCAACCCAGGCTCAACTAG CTATCACCTATTTGAATGGGCAGATGCTTTATGGAAAGGTCCTCCATGCTACTTTTTCAAAACATCGGAGAATTCAACTTCCTCATGAGGGACAAGACGACCAAGGTCTGACAAAGGACTATTTGCATAGCCCTTTACACCGTTATAAGAGACCTGGCTCTAAGaacttcaaaaatatctttcctcCATCTGCCACCCTGCATCTCTCCAACATTCC GCCTTCTGTCACTCTTGATTATCTGAAGAGCCTTTTTGAAAGTACAGGATCTACTGTGAAAGCCTTCAAATTCTTACT GAGAGATTCCAGAATGGCCCTTATCCAGCTGGACTCTGTGGAAGAAGCAATTCACGCTCTCATAGCTCTTCACAATCGTGACCTTGGAGAAGACCATCACCTACGAATTTCCTTCTCAAAATGGACAATCtga